From Streptomyces fungicidicus, one genomic window encodes:
- a CDS encoding SpoIIE family protein phosphatase — translation MGDLNARGTPSRRFPQAPESVAQARRFVGAALAGAAPDLVATAQLLVSELVTNVVLHARTEAEVTARSEGGTVRVRVGDRRPDRALVPHGWPPYAGTGQGLPLVARLASRRGVETGDRGKTVWFELGPEGPPRRPDDWEPPAAPAGGEATVTLLDVPTALCAAAEQHRHTLLREVTLAVAAGQDVGVTPRDAAVAQDTSQLITASVTAALRPHPAERGLRSLPLSLPPDAGPSVRTLRAVLDLAEEAAREEHLLTLPALPRQRLFHQWLFDQIVGQLAGGHPTAWTVVPGVPGAGPSELVAWDAGHVQASRVPTIAADERNRIIAVNGPAADLLGWNAGDLVGRPLTTLVPEHLRARHVTAFTSLLLSGQPRILGRSVPLPALHHDGRLVPVRLFIQPQETADGRTVFVAQLTPRGAVPSPSTHPPGRIRPPMGQRQPDRSSPMAAEDTGRSADRSALVRLSLLADTAAALSNAPYLDEGLERVGRILTDRLADWCAVDLFTEDARVERARVVHRSSGDAWPEDYQGRLPPLSDAARGPLARALRGAGPLLLTGPPSPSQVASPLDAHYLGLFRTMGADSAVVAPLRVRRQIIGALTVARHARDAPFTEEDLPLVHDLVRSLALGVDNLRLHQETRNIAERLQRSLLPKLRDAGNVQLAARYAASSATAQVGGDWYDSFLLPDGDTALVIGDVTGHNLDAAITMSQLRSMLRGIAVDRQEPPSTVLRRLDLANHSLYRESTATCIYGLVKGPEEGPWQLVHSSAGHLPPLLVRPDGRTRFLEGGSGLLLGVDPRIRRPEARDAIPAHATVLLYTDGLIERRGEHLDDAMERLRVHAAALAREPLEAFCDELLIGLGADGDDDIAVLAVRPVPPP, via the coding sequence ATGGGCGACCTCAATGCCCGCGGGACACCGTCGCGCCGGTTCCCTCAGGCGCCGGAGAGTGTGGCGCAGGCCCGGCGGTTCGTCGGGGCCGCGCTCGCCGGTGCCGCGCCGGACCTGGTGGCCACCGCCCAGCTGCTGGTCAGCGAACTGGTCACCAACGTGGTGCTGCACGCCCGCACGGAGGCCGAGGTGACGGCCCGGTCCGAGGGCGGCACGGTCCGGGTGCGGGTCGGCGACCGCCGTCCGGACCGCGCACTGGTGCCGCACGGGTGGCCGCCGTACGCGGGTACGGGGCAGGGTCTGCCGCTGGTGGCCCGGCTGGCGTCCCGGCGGGGCGTCGAGACGGGTGACCGGGGCAAGACCGTGTGGTTCGAGCTGGGGCCCGAGGGGCCGCCCCGGCGCCCGGACGACTGGGAGCCTCCCGCGGCGCCCGCGGGCGGGGAGGCGACGGTGACGCTGCTGGACGTGCCGACGGCGCTCTGCGCGGCGGCCGAGCAGCACCGGCACACCCTGCTGCGGGAGGTCACGCTGGCCGTGGCCGCCGGGCAGGACGTCGGAGTGACCCCGCGGGACGCCGCCGTGGCGCAGGACACGAGCCAGCTGATCACCGCGTCCGTGACGGCCGCGCTGCGGCCGCATCCCGCCGAGCGGGGACTCCGCTCGCTGCCCCTGTCGCTGCCGCCGGACGCCGGGCCGTCGGTGCGGACCCTGCGCGCGGTCCTCGACCTCGCCGAGGAAGCCGCCCGCGAGGAACACCTGCTGACGCTCCCCGCGCTGCCGCGGCAGCGGCTGTTCCACCAATGGCTGTTCGACCAGATCGTCGGTCAGCTGGCCGGGGGGCACCCCACGGCATGGACGGTGGTGCCCGGCGTTCCCGGCGCCGGCCCGTCGGAGCTGGTGGCGTGGGACGCCGGGCATGTGCAGGCCAGCAGGGTTCCCACGATCGCCGCCGACGAGCGGAACCGGATCATCGCGGTGAACGGGCCCGCGGCGGACCTGCTCGGCTGGAACGCGGGCGACCTGGTCGGGCGGCCGCTCACCACCCTCGTCCCGGAGCACCTCCGGGCACGGCACGTCACGGCGTTCACGTCCCTGCTGCTCAGCGGGCAGCCCCGGATCCTGGGCCGCTCGGTGCCGCTGCCCGCGCTGCACCACGACGGCCGGCTGGTTCCCGTGCGGCTGTTCATCCAGCCGCAGGAGACGGCCGACGGCCGGACCGTCTTCGTCGCCCAGCTCACCCCGCGGGGCGCCGTGCCCAGCCCTTCCACGCATCCGCCGGGCAGGATCCGTCCGCCCATGGGACAGCGGCAGCCGGACCGGTCGTCGCCGATGGCCGCCGAGGACACCGGGCGGTCGGCGGACCGTTCCGCGCTGGTGCGGCTCTCGCTGCTGGCCGACACCGCGGCCGCGCTGAGCAACGCCCCGTACCTGGACGAGGGTCTGGAGCGGGTGGGCCGGATCCTCACCGACCGGCTGGCCGACTGGTGCGCGGTGGACCTGTTCACCGAGGACGCCCGGGTGGAGCGGGCCCGCGTCGTCCACCGCTCGTCGGGCGATGCCTGGCCCGAGGATTACCAGGGGCGGCTGCCGCCGCTGTCCGACGCCGCCCGGGGGCCGCTGGCGCGTGCGCTGCGCGGGGCAGGCCCGCTGCTGCTCACCGGTCCCCCGTCGCCCAGCCAGGTCGCGAGTCCCCTGGACGCGCACTACCTGGGACTGTTCCGGACCATGGGCGCGGACAGCGCCGTCGTCGCCCCGCTGCGGGTCCGCAGACAGATCATCGGCGCGCTCACGGTGGCCCGCCACGCACGGGACGCGCCGTTCACCGAGGAGGACCTGCCGCTGGTCCACGATCTGGTGCGCAGTCTCGCCCTGGGAGTGGACAACCTCCGTCTCCACCAGGAGACGCGCAACATCGCCGAACGCCTCCAGCGCTCGCTGCTGCCGAAACTGCGGGACGCCGGGAACGTGCAGCTCGCCGCACGCTACGCCGCGTCCTCCGCCACCGCCCAGGTCGGCGGCGACTGGTACGACAGTTTCCTCCTGCCCGACGGGGACACGGCGCTGGTCATCGGCGACGTCACCGGGCACAACCTGGACGCGGCGATCACCATGAGCCAGCTGCGCAGCATGCTGCGTGGCATCGCCGTGGACCGTCAGGAGCCGCCGTCGACCGTGCTGCGCCGTCTCGACCTGGCGAACCACAGTCTCTACCGCGAGTCCACCGCCACCTGCATCTACGGCCTGGTCAAGGGCCCCGAGGAGGGGCCCTGGCAGCTGGTGCACTCCTCCGCGGGGCATCTGCCGCCGTTGCTCGTTCGCCCGGACGGCCGCACACGGTTCCTGGAGGGGGGCTCGGGGCTGCTGCTGGGGGTGGATCCCCGGATTCGACGCCCCGAGGCACGGGACGCGATCCCGGCGCACGCGACGGTACTGCTGTACACCGACGGGCTGATCGAACGCCGGGGGGAACACCTGGACGACGCCATGGAGCGGCTGCGCGTGCACGCCGCCGCGCTGGCCCGGGAGCCGCTCGAGGCGTTCTGCGACGAGTTGCTCATCGGTCTGGGCGCCGACGGTGACGACGACATCGCCGTCCTGGCCGTGCGGCCCGTGCCACCGCCCTGA
- a CDS encoding glycoside hydrolase family 64 protein — MLRTLKRRATAIGLSIATVLGGSLLATGVPSPAHAAVPDTIPLQITNNSGRGEQLYVYNLGTQLSTGRQGWADASGTFHPWPAGGNPPTPAPDASITGPAAGRSTTVRLPKFSGRIYFSYGQKLVFKLTTGGLVQPAVQNPTDPNRDILFNWSEYTLNDAGLWLNSTQVDMFSAPYSVGVRRADGGTTSTGKLKSGGYNAVLNTLRGQSGGWANLIQTRSDGTVLRALSPLYGLETGALPASVMDDYINRVWQKYAGSTLTVTPFTDQPGVKYYGRVSGGVMNFTNSAGAVVTSFQKPDASSVFGCHGKLDAPNDQVRGPISRTLCAGFNRSTLLTNPSQPDSGSGDFYRDGVTNHYARAIHAQMADGKAYAFAFDDVGNHESLVHDGNPSQALLTLDPFN; from the coding sequence ATGCTGCGCACACTCAAACGCCGGGCCACGGCGATCGGGTTGAGCATCGCCACGGTGCTGGGCGGCTCACTGCTCGCCACCGGCGTCCCGTCCCCGGCCCACGCCGCGGTCCCGGACACCATCCCCCTGCAGATCACCAACAACTCGGGCCGCGGCGAGCAGCTGTACGTCTACAACCTCGGCACCCAGCTGTCGACCGGCAGACAGGGCTGGGCCGACGCGAGCGGCACCTTCCACCCCTGGCCCGCGGGCGGCAACCCGCCCACCCCCGCGCCCGACGCCTCGATCACGGGCCCGGCGGCGGGACGGTCCACGACCGTCCGCCTCCCGAAGTTCTCCGGCCGCATCTACTTCTCCTACGGCCAGAAGCTCGTGTTCAAGCTGACCACCGGCGGTCTGGTCCAGCCCGCCGTGCAGAACCCGACGGACCCCAACCGCGACATCCTGTTCAACTGGTCGGAGTACACGCTCAACGACGCGGGCCTGTGGCTCAACAGCACCCAGGTCGACATGTTCTCCGCGCCCTACTCGGTGGGGGTGCGCCGCGCCGACGGCGGCACGACGAGCACCGGCAAGCTCAAGTCCGGCGGCTACAACGCGGTGCTCAACACCCTCAGGGGACAGTCCGGAGGCTGGGCCAACCTGATCCAGACCCGCTCCGACGGCACCGTGCTGCGGGCCCTGTCCCCGCTGTACGGGCTGGAGACGGGCGCCCTTCCGGCGTCGGTCATGGACGACTACATCAACCGGGTCTGGCAGAAGTACGCCGGCTCCACGCTGACGGTCACGCCCTTCACCGACCAGCCGGGCGTCAAGTACTACGGCCGGGTCTCGGGCGGCGTCATGAACTTCACCAACAGCGCGGGCGCCGTCGTCACCAGCTTCCAGAAGCCGGACGCCTCCTCCGTCTTCGGCTGCCACGGGAAGCTCGACGCCCCCAACGACCAGGTGCGCGGCCCCATTTCGCGCACCCTCTGCGCGGGCTTCAACCGCTCCACGCTCCTCACCAACCCCAGCCAGCCCGACTCCGGCTCCGGTGACTTCTACCGGGACGGCGTCACCAACCACTACGCCCGCGCCATCCACGCGCAGATGGCCGACGGGAAGGCGTACGCCTTCGCCTTCGACGACGTGGGCAACCACGAGTCGCTCGTCCACGACGGCAACCCGAGCCAGGCCCTGCTCACCCTCGACCCCTTCAACTGA
- a CDS encoding GH1 family beta-glucosidase — MSEFPGFPPGFVFGAATASYQIEGAAYEDGRGPSIWDTYSHTPGLVVNGDTGDVACDHYHRYPEDVALLRDLGVGSYRFSVAWPRVVPDGTGPVNPKGLDFYSRLVDELLAAGIEPAVTLYHWDLPQALEDRGGWRVRETAERFAEYAAVVAGHLGDRVPRWITLNEPWCSAFLGYSVGRHAPGAREGRGALAAAHHLLVGHGLAVQALRSAGVREAGITLNLDHHLPATGSAADREAVVRADTLHNLVWTEPILAGRYPDTEEDTWGELITGEDFRRDGDLEVISQPLDFLGINYYRPIVVAGAPHRESDPALRVATDNRYAETAMPGVRRTAMGWPVAPETFTDLLVDLKEQYGDALPPVYITENGSAEDDEVSADGAVHDTGRVAYLRDHLAALRAAVDAGVDVRGYYVWSLLDNFEWAFGYDKRFGIVRVDYDTQRRVPKDSYHWYRRLIAAQRP, encoded by the coding sequence ATGAGTGAGTTCCCCGGTTTCCCGCCCGGCTTCGTCTTCGGCGCGGCGACCGCCTCGTACCAGATCGAGGGCGCGGCCTACGAGGACGGCCGCGGCCCGTCGATCTGGGACACCTACAGCCACACCCCCGGCCTGGTCGTGAACGGCGACACCGGTGACGTGGCCTGCGACCACTACCACCGCTACCCCGAGGACGTGGCCCTGCTGCGCGACCTCGGCGTCGGCTCGTACCGCTTCTCCGTCGCCTGGCCGCGCGTCGTGCCCGACGGCACCGGCCCGGTGAACCCCAAGGGCCTGGACTTCTACTCCCGTCTGGTCGACGAACTCCTCGCCGCCGGCATCGAACCCGCCGTCACCCTCTACCACTGGGACCTCCCGCAGGCCCTGGAGGACCGCGGCGGCTGGCGGGTGCGGGAGACCGCCGAGCGGTTCGCCGAGTACGCGGCCGTCGTCGCCGGGCACCTGGGCGACCGGGTGCCGCGCTGGATCACCCTCAACGAGCCCTGGTGCAGCGCCTTCCTCGGCTACTCCGTCGGCCGTCACGCCCCGGGCGCCCGCGAGGGCCGGGGCGCGCTGGCCGCCGCCCACCACCTGCTGGTGGGCCACGGACTGGCCGTCCAGGCGCTCCGGTCCGCCGGGGTCCGGGAGGCCGGCATCACCCTCAACCTCGACCACCACCTGCCCGCCACCGGCTCCGCCGCCGACCGGGAGGCCGTGGTGCGCGCCGACACCCTGCACAACCTGGTGTGGACGGAGCCGATCCTCGCCGGGCGCTACCCGGACACCGAGGAGGACACCTGGGGGGAGCTGATCACCGGGGAGGACTTCCGCCGCGACGGCGACCTCGAGGTGATCTCCCAGCCCCTGGACTTCCTCGGCATCAACTACTACCGCCCGATCGTCGTCGCCGGCGCCCCGCACCGCGAGAGCGACCCCGCGCTGCGGGTGGCGACCGACAACCGCTACGCCGAGACGGCGATGCCCGGTGTCCGGCGCACCGCGATGGGCTGGCCGGTCGCCCCGGAGACCTTCACCGACCTCCTGGTGGACCTCAAGGAGCAGTACGGCGACGCCCTGCCGCCGGTGTACATCACCGAGAACGGCTCCGCCGAGGACGACGAGGTGAGCGCGGACGGCGCCGTGCACGACACCGGCCGGGTGGCGTACCTGCGCGATCACCTCGCCGCGCTGCGGGCCGCCGTCGACGCGGGCGTGGACGTGCGCGGCTACTACGTGTGGTCCCTGCTCGACAACTTCGAATGGGCCTTCGGCTACGACAAGCGCTTCGGCATCGTCCGGGTCGACTACGACACCCAGCGGCGCGTCCCGAAGGACAGCTACCACTGGTACCGGCGCCTGATCGCCGCCCAGCGTCCCTGA
- a CDS encoding carbohydrate ABC transporter permease yields the protein MAADTPTASRRRWGSTVAGVLVLGVMLFPLYWMLNTALQPESGLLQVDPVPGGLDLSGFSKALSDQGGHLLTSLLVSFGAVAICLAVSAPAAYGLARFGLRGSRTMVFGTLITQMVPGIVIANALYNSYVDLGLVNSYFGLMLADASLGIPFSIVLMRSFMVSIPGEVLEAAEIDGAGPVRVFLRVVLPMSRNSLITSGLFAFLFAWSDFMFALTLNTTDDVKPVTLGIYQYIGAHVGDWGSVMAASVLSAVPAAILLVLAQKYIAAGIAGGSVK from the coding sequence ATGGCCGCCGACACTCCCACCGCGTCCCGGCGCCGCTGGGGCTCCACCGTCGCCGGTGTGCTCGTCCTGGGCGTGATGCTGTTCCCGCTGTACTGGATGCTCAACACGGCACTCCAGCCCGAGTCCGGCCTGCTCCAGGTCGACCCGGTGCCCGGCGGACTCGACCTGTCCGGGTTCTCCAAGGCCCTCAGCGACCAGGGCGGTCACCTGCTGACCTCGCTGCTGGTCTCGTTCGGCGCCGTCGCCATCTGCCTGGCCGTCTCGGCCCCGGCGGCGTACGGACTGGCCCGGTTCGGTCTGCGCGGCTCGCGCACCATGGTCTTCGGGACCCTGATCACCCAGATGGTGCCCGGCATCGTGATCGCCAACGCCCTCTACAACTCGTACGTCGACCTGGGCCTGGTGAACTCCTACTTCGGCCTGATGCTCGCGGACGCCTCGCTCGGCATCCCGTTCTCCATCGTCCTGATGCGCTCCTTCATGGTGTCCATCCCGGGCGAGGTCCTCGAGGCCGCCGAGATCGACGGCGCGGGGCCGGTGCGGGTCTTCCTGCGGGTGGTGCTCCCGATGAGCCGCAACTCGCTGATCACCTCCGGACTGTTCGCGTTCCTGTTCGCGTGGAGCGACTTCATGTTCGCGCTCACCCTGAACACCACCGACGACGTCAAGCCGGTCACGCTGGGCATCTACCAGTACATCGGCGCCCACGTCGGCGACTGGGGCTCGGTCATGGCCGCGTCCGTGCTCTCCGCCGTCCCGGCGGCGATCCTGCTCGTCCTCGCCCAGAAGTACATCGCCGCCGGCATCGCCGGCGGCTCCGTCAAGTGA
- a CDS encoding carbohydrate ABC transporter permease, whose product MTTSTVTAPASAKTARKAAAPDPARRRLRRRLAQWGFVAPAVVFMLLFFGYPLVRNIVMSFQHYTPKTFFTGEAPFNGADNWSSVFQDVLFGKALWHTLVFTAGSLLGQFCIGLALAVFFNRRFPLNGVLRSLILLPWLVPMVVSGIVWRRILDQDTGVLNTFLDTVGLGGQTPWLTSPDMALLSVILVNIWIGIPFNMVILYGGLQEIPKELYEASALDGASAWRTFRSVTLPLLKPVITVVLVLGFMSTVKILDLILALTDGGPADATQTLGTLTYQNSFVELDFGAGAVVGNVLIVISAVFAVFYLRANRTEGK is encoded by the coding sequence ATGACCACGTCCACCGTCACCGCTCCGGCGTCCGCGAAGACCGCCCGGAAGGCCGCCGCGCCGGACCCGGCCCGCCGGCGCCTGCGCCGCCGGCTCGCCCAGTGGGGCTTCGTCGCCCCCGCCGTCGTCTTCATGCTGCTGTTCTTCGGCTACCCGCTCGTCCGCAACATCGTGATGAGCTTCCAGCACTACACGCCGAAGACGTTCTTCACCGGCGAGGCCCCGTTCAACGGCGCCGACAACTGGTCGTCCGTCTTCCAGGACGTCCTGTTCGGCAAGGCCCTGTGGCACACCCTCGTCTTCACCGCCGGCTCCCTGCTCGGCCAGTTCTGCATCGGCCTCGCCCTCGCCGTCTTCTTCAACCGCAGGTTCCCCCTGAACGGTGTCCTGCGGTCGCTGATCCTGCTGCCCTGGCTGGTGCCCATGGTGGTGTCCGGCATCGTGTGGCGCCGCATTCTGGACCAGGACACCGGCGTACTGAACACCTTCCTCGACACCGTGGGCCTGGGCGGTCAGACCCCGTGGCTGACCAGCCCCGACATGGCGCTGCTGTCGGTGATCCTGGTCAACATCTGGATCGGCATCCCGTTCAACATGGTCATCCTCTACGGCGGCCTCCAGGAGATCCCCAAGGAGCTGTACGAGGCGTCCGCCCTGGACGGCGCCTCGGCCTGGCGGACCTTCCGCTCCGTCACCCTGCCGCTGCTCAAGCCGGTGATCACGGTCGTCCTGGTGCTGGGCTTCATGTCGACGGTCAAGATCCTCGACCTGATCCTCGCGCTCACCGACGGCGGCCCCGCCGACGCCACCCAGACCCTGGGCACGCTCACCTACCAGAACTCCTTCGTGGAGCTGGACTTCGGCGCCGGCGCGGTCGTCGGCAACGTACTCATCGTCATCTCCGCGGTGTTCGCGGTGTTCTACCTGCGGGCCAACCGCACCGAGGGGAAGTGA
- a CDS encoding ABC transporter substrate-binding protein, which translates to MTAHPPVAAPRPRGRSRRAVTSFAAVSVLVSGAALTGCAEQRDSDVYTVMNSSTDETYHRWDAEAMARCGKRLGVTIEQQSVPAAQVMTKALRMASSKSLPDIVQFDASEMPTFADAGGLVDLRTLGLTTEDVPEGIVGFGSYKGTYYGAARSVNTLALFYNKDVLDEAGVQVPTTWDELRETAKKLTQGKRYGLALSAGGAEDGVFQFTPFMWSNGGDETDLDSPQVVGALDYWKALLQDGSLSKSTVNWTQADVNDQFMAGNAAMMINGPWQVETLNTKKSLHWEIAQIPVPETGAESVGPLGGAVLTVPNTGDAEREKTAGRIVGCLAGEKEQLTYALNSWMVPANEKAAAKWRAEVPELDALADQVAAARSRTAKLGAGWSGVSLALQSAFQSALTGQSSEAALKRAQQRATSGN; encoded by the coding sequence GTGACAGCACATCCTCCGGTTGCCGCACCTCGTCCGCGCGGACGCTCGCGCAGAGCCGTCACGTCGTTCGCCGCCGTCTCCGTCCTCGTCTCCGGAGCGGCGCTGACCGGCTGTGCGGAACAGCGAGACAGCGACGTGTACACCGTGATGAACTCCTCGACCGACGAGACCTACCACCGCTGGGACGCCGAGGCGATGGCCCGCTGCGGCAAGCGGCTGGGCGTCACCATCGAGCAGCAGAGCGTCCCCGCGGCGCAGGTGATGACGAAGGCGCTGCGCATGGCCTCGTCGAAGTCGCTGCCGGACATCGTGCAGTTCGACGCCTCCGAGATGCCGACCTTCGCCGACGCCGGCGGGCTCGTCGACCTGCGCACCCTGGGACTGACCACCGAGGACGTCCCCGAGGGCATCGTCGGCTTCGGCTCCTACAAGGGCACCTACTACGGCGCGGCCCGCTCCGTGAACACCCTCGCGCTCTTCTACAACAAGGACGTCCTCGACGAGGCGGGCGTGCAGGTGCCCACCACCTGGGACGAGCTGCGGGAGACGGCGAAGAAGCTCACCCAGGGCAAGCGGTACGGCCTGGCGCTGAGCGCCGGCGGCGCCGAGGACGGCGTCTTCCAGTTCACGCCCTTCATGTGGTCCAACGGCGGCGACGAGACGGACCTCGACAGCCCCCAGGTCGTCGGCGCGCTCGACTACTGGAAGGCGCTGCTCCAGGACGGCTCGCTGTCCAAGTCCACGGTCAACTGGACACAGGCCGATGTGAACGACCAGTTCATGGCGGGCAACGCGGCCATGATGATCAACGGCCCGTGGCAGGTCGAGACCCTCAACACCAAGAAGTCGCTGCACTGGGAGATCGCTCAGATCCCCGTGCCCGAGACCGGCGCCGAGTCGGTGGGACCGCTCGGCGGCGCCGTGCTCACCGTGCCCAACACCGGGGACGCCGAGCGCGAGAAGACCGCCGGCCGGATCGTCGGCTGCCTGGCGGGCGAGAAGGAGCAGCTCACCTACGCCCTGAACAGCTGGATGGTCCCCGCCAACGAGAAGGCCGCCGCGAAGTGGCGCGCGGAGGTGCCCGAACTGGACGCGCTGGCCGACCAGGTCGCCGCCGCCCGGTCCCGCACCGCCAAGCTCGGCGCCGGCTGGTCCGGTGTCTCGCTCGCCCTGCAGAGCGCCTTCCAGTCCGCCCTGACCGGCCAGTCCAGCGAGGCCGCCCTGAAGCGCGCCCAGCAGCGGGCCACGAGCGGGAACTGA